A segment of the Bacteroidia bacterium genome:
CCTCTTTCATGTCAACTGAAATTTGGTTTGCTCTTTTGGCAATAATAGCCAAAGACTCATAAATGTTTCCATTGTCTTTGTCGAACTGACGAACATCCCTGGTGATGGTGGACGAAGCGGCTTTGTTTTTCTTTTCGCTCATGATTAATTATGATTTTGAACGGTATTTGTTTTTGGAAATTTCTTTGGTCGTTCCACTATAGAAACGCTCAGCCTCTGACAAGTAATTCGATTTGGGATACAAATCTACAAACTGAAAATAGGCTTTTTTGGTTTCTTCTAAACGCTCGAATTTTTTTTCTTCAATGCTATTAATGGCCAATAAATAGCGCGATTTTAAGGCGTAAAATTGACATTCTTCCTTGCGTGTACTTTCCGGAAAATCTTTTACCAAATTGTCAAACGCTACGATGGCAGCCTTGTAATTTTGAACCTTGAAATACAATTTCGCCGTTTGGTAATCCTTGGTTTCTAACTTGCTTCTCAATTTATCCATCAAATCGTTGCAGGTTTGAACCCGGGTACTTGTTGGGTATTTATTGATAAACAATTGCAATTCAGTTAAAGCCAATTCTGTACTGGTCGGATCCAAAGTATAATTCGGTGAATCCATAAAGTAACAGTATGCTCCCATGTAAGCACATTCCTCTGCCCGCGGACTGCTCGGAAAGGTTGATACAAAGTTCTTAAAATGGTAACTGGCTAAAGCATAATCATCCAAGCCATAATTACACATCGCATAGTAGTAGTAAATGTCCTGAGCCCGGGATGTTCCCTTGTATAAATTCAACAACTCCTCAAACAATGGAAAAGCCCTGCTGTAATCCTTTTTTTCGTAATATTTTACTGCACTTTCATACTTCAAATTCAGGTCCGTACTTTTCAAAATCTTCTGATACTTGCAAGACGAACCAAGCAGTAAGGTAGATAAAATAAAAAGTAAAAGAATTCTCCGCATTTTTTAAAGGGGGGCAAAGATAGTAAATTTCCTGATTAGATAGACAAAGGTAAGCTGCTGAAAATCAAGTACAGTGTTAAAATTTTAAAAGCTTTTCCGAAAAATCACTGTAATTTCGGATAGAATTAAAGTTGGAGTCCCATTTTAAATAGGCCGCTTGCCTGGTCTGTTGCATTTCCTCCTCGGTTAACAGAGCAATGGAACATATTTTTTCCGCAATACTTTTGGCATCCGAATCCACCGATATTAACCAACCATTTTTTTCATGATCTACAATTTCTGATACCGCTCCAACGTCCGTAGCTAAAACAGGAATACCTAGCGACATGCATTCCATCATCGAAACCGGTAATCCTTCCTTGGTGCTTAAATTAATAAACAGGTCGTAGGTGTTTTCTTCCAATTGTTGGTAATACCTTGCCTTTCCTTGAAAAGCAAAAAAAGTAAAGTCTACCCCCTTAAGTTTTGATTCGGCCAAGGACTTGGTTTGGGCATCATCACCTCCTAAGTGATGCCAAACAATGGAAATAGATTGTTGGGCAATACCTAAACTTTCTATCAGCAAATCAAGGCGCTTGAGGGGGATTATTTTCGATATGCTGAGTATTCTCAAAATCTTAGCTTCGCGAACATAGGGTTTGCCCTGCAGCGGTTCTGTGCCAAGCCTTGCCACCCTAAGCCGGGGGCCAAATTCAGAA
Coding sequences within it:
- a CDS encoding glycosyltransferase, which produces MLKEQGFTQTMITRIHAWDLYFDRDPSGYLPFRSFIFSKLDGVYPISEKGRNYLLETLGSEFGPRLRVARLGTEPLQGKPYVREAKILRILSISKIIPLKRLDLLIESLGIAQQSISIVWHHLGGDDAQTKSLAESKLKGVDFTFFAFQGKARYYQQLEENTYDLFINLSTKEGLPVSMMECMSLGIPVLATDVGAVSEIVDHEKNGWLISVDSDAKSIAEKICSIALLTEEEMQQTRQAAYLKWDSNFNSIRNYSDFSEKLLKF
- the bamD gene encoding outer membrane protein assembly factor BamD: MRRILLLFILSTLLLGSSCKYQKILKSTDLNLKYESAVKYYEKKDYSRAFPLFEELLNLYKGTSRAQDIYYYYAMCNYGLDDYALASYHFKNFVSTFPSSPRAEECAYMGAYCYFMDSPNYTLDPTSTELALTELQLFINKYPTSTRVQTCNDLMDKLRSKLETKDYQTAKLYFKVQNYKAAIVAFDNLVKDFPESTRKEECQFYALKSRYLLAINSIEEKKFERLEETKKAYFQFVDLYPKSNYLSEAERFYSGTTKEISKNKYRSKS